Proteins from a single region of Pseudopedobacter saltans DSM 12145:
- a CDS encoding SusC/RagA family TonB-linked outer membrane protein gives MKLSIVLLLTAFMQIAGAASFAQKLTLTKQNASLKNVLKDLEAKTGYNFIYNTTMLEGTNLVSFNLKEATLEQVLDKALENQSLSYTINGNTVVIIRKTFTEQPKKPIIIKGKVVDKNNEPLPGVGVKIKNTNVMEVTNVNGEYSIRVTDPKSILVFSFIGFQSKEVIVGQQTSINITLNEDVKALSEVVVTALGIQREEKSLGYAVTQVKGEDLMDAVSNNWTDALSGKVAGLNMIKSGGGPAGSNKIILRGESSLSGDNSALIVVDGVVVSSKISEPNGSYLGSENPIDHGNGISDLNPEDIESVTVLKGPGAAALYGSRGSNGAIIITTKSGKPSQKGLGISFNSNSTFGTINRWPDFQYEYGQGAVGSDQYYSWGKTDDGANTKNTGAAWGPKFDGQEYFQWDPNLLGAGLERTPWVPYKNNRKDFFEVSQTYTNSLSVSGGNAKTTARLNFTNLKNEWIVPNTGYNRNTIALNVTQKVNDKLDISTKISYNNKYSDNLPSTGYNNQTVMYNIIALVPNADINWYKRWWIPGQEGLKQIRMFSNGLDNIYLSVNEMLNGSNRDQLIGTISANYEFTKNLNLMVRASMDWSGESRSQKKPKDSARFPEGMFRTQDINMKETNADFLLRYKHKISEDFEANYSFGGSSMLNSYKMISLSADRLRYPGIYTFANRQDRVVASSRTQEYAVNSFYGMAQFAYKNFLYLDITGRNDWASTLATKYSTENTPFFYPSVNLSGIISDIATLPSSISFWKLRASWANVGGGGVTPYQTGYNYVAKEEYSAGMANPTFIANPNLKNELSASIEFGTDIRFFKGRLGLDATYYKSNINNQILRVPVDRATGYSYTMMNSGLVQNKGVEIQLNGTPMKPKKGITWDVSANFAANRNTIVSLADSVTTYLMQSGPRGTMEARVGGRMGDLYGLGYRRNEEGKIIYNDQGYPTLTEEVIYLGKATPDFTWGITNSFKYKQFRFKVLVDGQYGAVAYSHTHAAASIAGKLTNSLPGRYNGIIGDGVQRNPDGTYRPNDVVAQQIGTYYNEHFKSDNVEANTFSTDFIKLREARLDYTLSPKLVKKLKLQRATVGIYGRDLFVWSDWPAYDPEFGTLGGSDIQRGFEVAQFPSTRNFGVNVSFSF, from the coding sequence ATGAAACTCAGTATTGTATTACTGTTAACAGCTTTCATGCAAATAGCAGGGGCCGCCAGTTTTGCCCAAAAGCTCACGCTGACTAAGCAGAACGCATCCTTGAAAAATGTATTGAAAGATCTTGAAGCTAAGACCGGCTACAATTTTATTTATAATACTACCATGCTTGAAGGGACAAATTTGGTCTCTTTCAATTTAAAAGAAGCGACACTGGAGCAGGTCTTAGATAAGGCGTTGGAAAACCAGTCCTTAAGTTATACTATTAATGGAAATACAGTAGTAATAATAAGGAAAACATTTACCGAACAGCCTAAAAAGCCAATAATCATCAAAGGAAAAGTAGTTGATAAGAATAACGAACCGCTTCCGGGCGTAGGTGTGAAAATAAAAAATACCAATGTGATGGAAGTGACTAATGTTAATGGAGAATATTCTATCAGAGTCACCGATCCGAAATCGATATTGGTATTTAGTTTTATTGGTTTTCAATCAAAAGAAGTAATCGTTGGGCAACAGACCAGCATTAATATAACATTAAATGAGGACGTAAAGGCGCTAAGCGAGGTTGTTGTAACCGCTTTGGGTATTCAAAGAGAAGAGAAATCTTTGGGATATGCTGTTACACAGGTAAAAGGTGAAGATTTAATGGATGCAGTATCCAATAACTGGACTGATGCTTTAAGTGGAAAAGTTGCGGGGCTAAATATGATAAAATCTGGTGGTGGACCTGCTGGATCTAATAAAATTATATTAAGGGGTGAAAGTTCACTAAGTGGAGATAATTCTGCGTTGATTGTGGTTGATGGTGTGGTAGTTAGTTCAAAAATATCCGAACCAAACGGATCTTATTTAGGAAGTGAAAACCCCATCGATCATGGTAATGGTATTAGTGATCTAAATCCGGAAGATATAGAAAGTGTGACGGTTTTGAAGGGGCCTGGAGCTGCGGCGTTATATGGTTCCAGAGGTTCCAATGGTGCAATTATTATTACTACAAAATCTGGTAAGCCTAGCCAGAAGGGATTAGGAATTTCATTTAATTCTAATTCTACTTTTGGTACAATTAATAGATGGCCCGACTTTCAGTATGAATATGGTCAGGGTGCTGTAGGTTCTGATCAATATTATTCCTGGGGAAAAACAGATGATGGTGCCAATACCAAAAATACGGGTGCTGCCTGGGGACCAAAATTTGATGGACAGGAATATTTTCAATGGGATCCTAATTTATTAGGTGCCGGTTTGGAAAGAACACCATGGGTACCCTATAAAAACAATAGAAAAGACTTTTTCGAGGTATCGCAAACTTATACAAACAGTTTGTCTGTAAGCGGAGGAAATGCAAAAACAACTGCTCGTTTAAACTTTACTAATTTAAAAAACGAATGGATTGTTCCAAATACAGGATATAATAGAAATACAATTGCATTAAATGTTACTCAAAAAGTAAACGATAAATTAGATATCTCCACGAAGATTAGTTACAATAATAAATATTCTGACAACTTACCTTCAACAGGTTATAATAACCAAACGGTTATGTATAATATTATTGCGCTGGTACCTAATGCAGATATTAATTGGTATAAGCGATGGTGGATACCTGGACAAGAGGGGTTAAAGCAAATTAGGATGTTCAGTAATGGTTTAGATAATATTTATCTATCCGTTAATGAAATGTTGAATGGCTCTAACAGAGATCAATTAATTGGTACTATCAGTGCGAATTATGAGTTTACAAAAAACCTAAATCTAATGGTTAGAGCATCAATGGATTGGTCGGGCGAATCTCGCTCTCAGAAAAAGCCTAAAGATTCTGCCAGATTTCCTGAGGGAATGTTCCGTACCCAGGATATCAATATGAAAGAGACTAATGCAGATTTTTTGTTAAGATATAAACATAAAATTAGTGAAGATTTCGAAGCCAATTATTCTTTTGGAGGATCTTCGATGTTAAATTCCTATAAAATGATTTCTTTATCGGCTGATCGTTTGAGATATCCGGGGATTTATACATTTGCTAACAGACAAGATAGGGTAGTTGCTTCATCTAGAACACAAGAGTATGCTGTAAATAGTTTTTACGGTATGGCACAATTTGCCTACAAAAACTTCTTGTATCTGGATATTACCGGACGTAATGACTGGGCCTCTACTTTAGCAACCAAGTATTCTACAGAAAATACTCCTTTTTTCTATCCATCGGTTAACTTAAGTGGTATTATTTCTGATATCGCTACTTTACCTTCTTCAATTTCTTTCTGGAAATTAAGAGCCTCCTGGGCAAATGTAGGCGGTGGCGGTGTTACCCCATATCAAACCGGATATAATTACGTTGCCAAAGAAGAGTATTCTGCAGGAATGGCAAACCCAACATTTATTGCCAATCCTAATTTAAAGAATGAACTTTCTGCATCTATAGAGTTTGGAACAGACATTCGTTTTTTCAAAGGCAGATTAGGTTTAGATGCTACCTATTATAAGAGTAACATCAATAACCAAATTCTAAGGGTTCCTGTAGATAGAGCCACGGGCTATAGCTATACGATGATGAATTCTGGTTTGGTACAGAATAAAGGAGTTGAAATCCAATTGAATGGAACACCAATGAAGCCGAAAAAAGGTATTACCTGGGACGTTTCGGCAAACTTTGCAGCTAATAGAAATACTATTGTGTCTTTAGCGGATAGTGTGACTACATACTTAATGCAAAGTGGTCCGCGTGGAACCATGGAAGCCAGGGTAGGCGGTAGAATGGGGGATCTATATGGATTGGGCTATAGAAGAAATGAAGAAGGAAAAATCATTTATAATGATCAGGGATATCCTACTTTGACGGAAGAAGTGATTTATTTAGGAAAAGCAACTCCAGATTTTACCTGGGGTATCACCAATAGCTTTAAATACAAGCAATTTAGATTCAAGGTATTGGTAGATGGCCAATACGGTGCTGTAGCTTATTCTCATACTCATGCCGCCGCTTCTATTGCCGGTAAATTAACAAACAGCCTACCTGGTAGATATAACGGAATTATAGGGGACGGAGTGCAAAGAAATCCAGATGGAACATATAGACCAAATGATGTTGTTGCACAGCAGATAGGGACCTATTATAACGAGCATTTTAAAAGCGACAACGTAGAAGCAAATACTTTCAGTACAGACTTTATTAAGCTACGAGAAGCAAGATTGGATTATACACTTTCTCCAAAACTAGTAAAGAAACTTAAGTTGCAACGGGCAACGGTAGGTATTTATGGGAGAGATCTGTTTGTGTGGAGCGATTGGCCAGCTTACGATCCAGAGTTTGGAACATTAGGAGGTAGTGATATCCAAAGAGGTTTTGAGGTAGCACAGTTCCCTTCTACCAGAAATTTTGGTGTAAACGTTTCATTTAGTTTTTAA
- a CDS encoding SusD/RagB family nutrient-binding outer membrane lipoprotein — translation MKKIIAALLITGSLVSCTKDFSKLNTSKDGAEYTTPETLLGPAIHDVIKRNLNRCLRLTHELMQVHVTLSDSDEIHRYVIRPQESDYMWNNWYLQLTNIRDIYEGGDVINSNAFMGISLILDSWVYSLITDVYGDVPYFNANKGREGILQPKFDRQKDIYEDLFRKLEQANELLKNASLTDTEKSLDPLYKGDLVKWRKFGNSLYLRLLLRVSGTGELNATDKILEIVETQKANYPIFTSNNDSAILKFESSAPYLSEFHEYRDIDFRTNSSYGSFFIDNLNNWGDPRLERWASKKDGIFEGIPSGYPVGQIPAPQSQYLATLKSEPLLGNIINYGELKLILAECALKGYIPGSAETYYKDGVTAAITMWGGTVPSNYFLTTSATWDETTSLSRKLEKIITQKYYTLFFTDFQSWIELRRTGFPVLPKGQGLQNDGIMPTRLKYPVNVQTLNRENYKEAVANMGGDDLKTKVWWNK, via the coding sequence ATGAAAAAAATTATAGCAGCTTTATTGATTACCGGAAGCTTGGTTTCTTGTACCAAAGATTTTAGTAAGTTAAATACAAGTAAAGATGGAGCAGAATATACTACTCCGGAAACTTTATTGGGGCCTGCAATTCATGATGTTATCAAAAGGAATCTTAACAGATGTTTAAGACTTACGCATGAGTTGATGCAGGTTCACGTAACATTATCAGATTCCGATGAAATTCACAGATATGTAATAAGACCTCAAGAGTCAGATTATATGTGGAACAATTGGTATTTACAGTTAACTAATATCAGAGATATTTACGAAGGAGGAGATGTTATTAACAGTAATGCGTTTATGGGAATATCGCTAATTCTGGATTCTTGGGTATATTCTCTGATTACTGATGTTTATGGAGATGTTCCATATTTTAATGCCAATAAAGGGAGAGAGGGAATATTACAACCGAAGTTCGATCGCCAGAAGGATATCTACGAAGATTTATTTAGAAAGTTGGAACAAGCAAATGAGTTGCTGAAGAATGCTTCTTTAACAGATACAGAGAAATCTCTTGATCCATTATATAAAGGTGATTTAGTGAAGTGGAGGAAATTTGGTAACAGTCTTTATTTAAGACTGCTTTTAAGAGTTTCTGGAACGGGCGAGCTAAATGCTACAGATAAGATATTGGAAATTGTAGAAACCCAAAAGGCTAATTATCCAATTTTTACGAGTAATAACGATTCTGCAATATTAAAATTTGAATCTAGTGCACCGTATCTGTCAGAGTTTCACGAATACAGAGATATAGATTTCAGAACAAATAGTAGTTATGGAAGTTTCTTTATTGATAATCTAAATAATTGGGGTGACCCTAGGCTGGAAAGATGGGCATCAAAAAAAGATGGAATATTTGAAGGCATTCCCAGTGGATATCCAGTTGGGCAAATTCCTGCACCTCAATCTCAGTATTTAGCGACATTAAAATCCGAACCTTTATTAGGGAATATTATCAATTACGGAGAATTAAAACTTATTCTGGCAGAATGCGCATTAAAAGGTTATATCCCGGGCAGCGCAGAAACGTATTATAAAGATGGCGTAACTGCAGCTATTACCATGTGGGGCGGCACTGTACCTAGCAATTACTTTTTAACTACTTCGGCAACATGGGACGAGACAACATCTTTGTCTCGTAAGTTAGAAAAAATTATTACTCAGAAATATTACACTTTATTCTTTACAGACTTCCAATCTTGGATAGAGTTAAGACGTACAGGATTCCCAGTTTTACCAAAAGGGCAAGGTTTGCAAAATGACGGTATTATGCCTACAAGACTAAAATATCCAGTTAACGTTCAAACATTAAACAGGGAAAATTATAAAGAGGCAGTTGCCAACATGGGAGGTGACGATTTGAAAACTAAAGTTTGGTGGAATAAATAA
- a CDS encoding DUF5689 domain-containing protein: protein MKIYLKNFFVYLAGLIVLASCSKNEYESGGTVSTVMSITKIKSLHNGDDVLINKENFEGAYQVSGVVISDRNNGNIAPNEIVVQNSSRGTTSGLIFSFNDNNVDVNLGDSIKIDIHGTVLARKNGALKVSGENFTFSKITKVSSNNIVKPRLVTLIDLYSNFFGYESTLVQLNSMSFDNVANGQVYNGEAKFHTESASAIYLTTLPTASFAQKALPLLADFVGIATYYDANSNNFNRAKTLLRMRNEEDTFNETGAIYANFPETFESVPASQKADYLMPAIDDKVTFGSGTWRLYQAVIGNTPSYDRFNPLNGLQAIRLKDKLNGSAYLEMNFDLTHGASKIEIIHAIYGLYSSDPKVASAWNLEYSQDQGATWTKLGNTVAETNTKNPSIVTFNVNIKGKVRFRINKLGYDGYPNGQTGMLNIDDFTVYQNID from the coding sequence ATGAAAATATATCTAAAGAATTTTTTTGTTTACCTGGCTGGATTAATCGTATTGGCATCGTGTTCTAAAAATGAATATGAGTCTGGAGGTACGGTAAGTACAGTGATGAGTATTACTAAAATAAAAAGTCTTCATAACGGAGATGACGTATTAATCAATAAAGAAAATTTTGAGGGCGCTTATCAAGTCTCTGGTGTAGTCATTTCAGATCGAAATAATGGAAATATTGCACCCAATGAAATTGTTGTTCAAAACTCCTCAAGAGGAACTACGTCTGGACTAATATTTAGTTTTAATGATAATAATGTGGATGTCAATTTGGGGGACTCAATTAAAATTGATATACATGGAACTGTTTTGGCCCGAAAAAATGGAGCATTAAAAGTTAGTGGAGAAAACTTTACTTTTTCTAAGATCACAAAGGTTTCTTCTAACAATATAGTAAAACCCAGGCTGGTAACTTTAATCGACTTATATTCTAACTTTTTTGGTTACGAAAGTACTTTGGTTCAGCTTAATAGTATGAGCTTTGATAATGTGGCAAATGGTCAGGTTTATAATGGAGAAGCGAAATTTCATACAGAAAGTGCAAGTGCCATTTATTTGACTACGCTACCAACAGCAAGCTTTGCCCAAAAAGCATTGCCTTTATTAGCAGATTTTGTAGGCATAGCCACCTATTATGACGCGAATTCAAACAACTTCAACAGAGCAAAGACTTTGTTGAGAATGAGAAATGAAGAGGATACTTTTAACGAAACAGGGGCGATCTATGCAAATTTTCCAGAAACTTTCGAAAGTGTACCAGCTTCTCAAAAAGCGGACTACTTAATGCCCGCAATTGACGATAAAGTAACATTTGGTTCAGGTACTTGGAGATTATATCAGGCAGTAATCGGAAACACACCTAGTTATGACAGATTTAATCCATTAAATGGTCTTCAAGCTATTCGTTTAAAAGATAAATTAAATGGGTCTGCATATTTAGAAATGAATTTCGATTTAACACATGGTGCCTCTAAAATTGAAATTATACATGCTATTTACGGTTTGTATTCAAGTGATCCAAAAGTTGCTTCGGCATGGAACCTGGAATATTCTCAGGATCAGGGTGCAACCTGGACGAAACTGGGTAATACTGTTGCAGAAACTAATACAAAAAATCCTTCAATAGTAACTTTTAATGTAAATATTAAAGGAAAGGTACGTTTTAGAATTAATAAGCTAGGATACGATGGTTATCCAAATGGGCAAACGGGTATGCTAAATATCGATGATTTTACAGTTTATCAAAATATTGATTAA
- a CDS encoding NHL domain-containing protein gives MKKILIICTVLTVLFTACKEDNGNSVPQSKSPLITQISPTVGLENSILTIKGKRFSPAPAENIVKFSGVRGEVLTASDTLLTVLVPAGGSTGVLTITVKNSTANGPAFTYGMPSADVDENGNEIEYTYLTSTYAGANVAGNVLGTLAEARFMLPNGVSFDPTTGDLIVADRTAQAIKRISKAGIVTKIAGTGTAGRVDGDISIASFNNPYKTAVDKYGNIYVADNGNHRIRKIDLSTNTVSTIAGGAGAATSGYTDGIGANGLLNTPTGLAVDDDLNVYVADAANHAVRKITPDGRVSTLAGNGIAGIADGIWPNVTVNRPTAVCMGKDGFLYSADRYGQRIRKIDVRTGKTVTIAGSGGNAAGTGGHVDGEVLKARFNNIWGMDIDKDGTIYVSELEGTAGKSHTIRMIKNGQVSTIGGPDAFDNNGYVNGLPGISRFYNPTDVAVDEEGNVFIADMNNYVIRKIVKIKKDTSN, from the coding sequence ATGAAAAAGATTTTAATAATATGTACAGTTTTAACTGTTTTGTTTACAGCATGTAAAGAAGACAATGGTAATTCTGTTCCACAATCTAAGAGTCCTTTAATCACTCAGATATCTCCTACCGTCGGACTGGAAAATAGTATTTTGACTATAAAGGGAAAAAGGTTTTCTCCGGCTCCTGCAGAAAATATAGTAAAATTTTCAGGTGTCAGAGGAGAGGTTTTAACGGCTAGCGATACTTTGTTAACTGTACTTGTTCCAGCAGGTGGAAGTACGGGGGTACTTACTATAACGGTAAAGAATTCAACAGCAAATGGCCCGGCTTTTACATACGGAATGCCTTCTGCTGATGTTGATGAAAATGGAAATGAAATAGAGTACACTTATTTAACTTCAACTTATGCAGGTGCAAACGTGGCAGGGAATGTTTTGGGGACACTTGCGGAAGCTAGGTTTATGCTGCCAAACGGTGTGTCTTTTGATCCAACTACAGGAGACTTAATCGTTGCGGATAGAACTGCGCAAGCAATAAAAAGAATTTCAAAAGCAGGAATAGTAACTAAGATTGCTGGTACCGGTACAGCGGGAAGAGTAGATGGCGATATTTCTATTGCATCTTTTAATAATCCGTATAAAACTGCTGTAGATAAATACGGTAATATTTATGTTGCAGATAATGGAAACCATAGAATTCGTAAAATTGATTTGTCAACTAATACGGTTTCTACTATAGCCGGAGGAGCAGGGGCGGCAACCTCGGGATATACCGATGGTATCGGAGCAAATGGACTTTTAAATACACCAACGGGTTTGGCAGTAGATGATGATTTAAATGTTTATGTAGCTGATGCAGCAAACCATGCAGTTAGAAAAATTACTCCAGATGGCAGAGTTTCCACCTTAGCGGGAAATGGAATAGCAGGTATAGCAGATGGTATCTGGCCTAATGTTACAGTTAACCGACCAACTGCTGTTTGTATGGGAAAGGATGGTTTTCTATATTCTGCAGATAGGTATGGTCAGCGTATTAGAAAAATTGATGTTCGTACAGGAAAAACCGTTACCATAGCTGGTTCTGGAGGTAATGCTGCGGGAACTGGGGGCCATGTTGATGGAGAAGTGTTAAAAGCAAGATTTAATAATATCTGGGGAATGGATATCGATAAAGATGGTACTATTTATGTTTCTGAGCTGGAAGGAACTGCCGGTAAATCTCATACCATCAGAATGATAAAAAACGGTCAGGTATCAACAATAGGTGGGCCGGATGCTTTTGATAATAATGGATATGTTAATGGATTGCCTGGCATATCAAGGTTTTATAATCCAACCGATGTTGCTGTCGACGAAGAAGGTAATGTATTCATAGCCGACATGAACAATTACGTGATAAGAAAAATCGTTAAAATAAAAAAAGACACATCTAATTAA
- a CDS encoding phospholipase D-like domain-containing protein translates to MFLVVLCAVFTSVTVQAQEQILLGWQFRTSALGGTTVSGDSLTYTSTNHASGIKSSVLSRGAGFKEYNYANSFACTTKVILDTYQTSLAQNGYIEFTFQPKDDFASSLSTLKAKLRRSTNGGDATWYRWRYSINGGDFKDLSEDRSFTADNQGVIQSPVDLTGKEDLQLIAANSIVKFRLYVWGYTVGVGTGVFAVGRSSNNTDYGITIEGKVYDYNQVINSTIQQAYFTDQKKIAKGEASEVIINKLIYNINQTPAGEDIHMSIYMISHQGVLNALKVAEQRGVNLHMIVDMSRSDSQVANATSLPWLQANLPDSEIITCVNDVSSNAINHHKFVLFSKVLTQEGVLSNVTFQTSNNFTVSDTKKIQDALMFNSSGIYQAFLRNWNTIKTYATSGMSSGFVYNTFNENDVKLAFFPKRGTGVNTNEDDVVESLNAISNVSASKIRIAMSDWSDSRPAIIDKLIQLRNQGANIEVFAKDAAGTQTKVKLRQLQALGATVRIFNLEEGAAAKLNIHAKMMLIEGDWNGKINAKVIITGSHNYTDGALKTNNEVLVTLTNSTLFSEYSQYFEEIKKIVPVVPVFQLDLKSIDLTSGNNSNVATFNSTASVGGVVNAFVSRGAGLKGNTGLPEGYSSSHQYVYTAETKSTFANAFDRDEYLQIQFETKNAVKSSLNRIEWIIRKSAATAATHYRWYYSINSAEKSDFKPINAVDQAFVHDATAAVQPEINLSEIPELQSIGSNTKIYFRLYIIGGINTSSTFAFRNLNGIPGFNLFGDVDNDLTESLLGWGLSTSNNGSRAEGNEVAITSNITHANIKPSSLKRGSGLNANPEYNVTLQRGFTAVSSNVVTTLEEAENYGNYFTFDISPKANVALSLKALHANLRRSSAGGNKYLWRYKINDGEFVDLTSEVTFTSTNTNGVYQPVVDLAGITALQNVKADSIVFRLYVWGFNTANSGTFAIGRSADSYDLALQIQGTSTITNPLPVTLAAFEASKLNNTVKLRWTTASEQNNSHFDVLKSSDGKDWSLLTTISGAGNSSTKIDYQYMDNNPFVGMNYYQLKQIDFDGKSTPSKVLNINFDNLKVVSGISVNYLNEKLTVFTNDRVFNNRILQVYNINGQLITIKDVSKMNGDIVLPISLTPGIYILSISSDNGISTTKFKAN, encoded by the coding sequence ATGTTCTTGGTAGTACTGTGTGCCGTTTTTACGTCTGTAACCGTACAAGCTCAAGAACAAATACTGCTGGGATGGCAGTTCAGAACTTCTGCTCTTGGAGGAACCACTGTATCAGGGGACTCTTTAACTTATACCTCAACAAATCATGCTTCTGGTATAAAAAGTTCTGTTTTAAGCCGTGGTGCCGGTTTTAAAGAGTATAACTACGCGAATTCGTTTGCATGTACAACAAAAGTAATTTTAGATACTTATCAGACTTCTCTTGCTCAAAATGGGTATATAGAATTTACATTCCAACCAAAAGATGATTTTGCTAGTTCCTTATCTACGCTAAAAGCTAAACTTAGAAGGTCTACAAACGGGGGTGATGCTACTTGGTATAGGTGGCGATATAGTATTAACGGTGGCGATTTTAAAGATTTATCTGAAGATAGGTCATTTACAGCAGATAATCAAGGTGTAATCCAAAGTCCGGTCGATTTAACTGGGAAAGAAGATTTACAATTAATTGCGGCAAATTCTATAGTTAAATTTAGATTATATGTTTGGGGGTATACTGTTGGTGTTGGTACAGGTGTTTTTGCGGTAGGTCGCTCATCAAATAATACTGATTACGGAATAACCATCGAGGGAAAGGTATATGATTATAATCAAGTAATTAACTCCACTATTCAACAAGCTTATTTTACAGATCAAAAGAAGATAGCTAAGGGAGAAGCATCCGAAGTAATTATTAATAAGTTAATATACAACATTAATCAAACACCGGCAGGAGAAGATATTCATATGAGTATTTATATGATTAGTCATCAGGGTGTTTTAAATGCATTAAAAGTTGCGGAACAAAGAGGGGTTAATTTGCATATGATAGTAGATATGAGTCGTTCTGATAGCCAAGTGGCTAATGCGACCAGTTTGCCCTGGTTACAAGCTAATCTGCCTGATTCTGAAATTATAACTTGTGTAAATGATGTAAGCTCCAATGCGATCAATCATCATAAATTTGTATTGTTTTCCAAAGTTCTAACTCAAGAGGGGGTTTTAAGTAATGTCACATTTCAAACTTCAAATAACTTCACGGTATCAGATACGAAAAAAATACAAGATGCTTTAATGTTTAATAGTTCAGGTATTTATCAGGCATTTTTGAGAAACTGGAATACCATTAAAACCTATGCTACATCGGGGATGTCTAGCGGTTTTGTTTACAATACTTTTAATGAAAATGATGTTAAACTGGCTTTCTTCCCTAAGAGAGGCACTGGAGTGAATACCAATGAAGATGATGTTGTTGAAAGCTTAAATGCAATAAGCAACGTTTCGGCTTCAAAAATCAGAATTGCAATGTCCGATTGGTCAGATTCGAGACCCGCAATAATAGATAAATTGATTCAACTTAGAAATCAGGGAGCTAATATAGAAGTATTTGCGAAGGATGCTGCAGGAACACAAACAAAAGTAAAATTACGTCAACTGCAAGCATTGGGTGCCACTGTGAGGATATTTAATTTAGAGGAGGGAGCCGCCGCTAAATTAAATATTCATGCAAAAATGATGTTGATAGAGGGAGATTGGAATGGTAAAATAAATGCAAAAGTAATTATAACGGGATCCCATAACTATACAGATGGGGCATTGAAAACCAATAATGAGGTTTTGGTTACTTTAACTAATTCGACTCTGTTCTCAGAATATAGTCAGTATTTCGAGGAAATAAAGAAAATTGTACCGGTAGTACCTGTATTTCAGTTAGACTTAAAGAGTATCGATTTAACTTCTGGAAACAATAGTAATGTAGCGACATTTAATTCAACTGCAAGTGTTGGTGGAGTTGTGAATGCCTTTGTTTCACGAGGAGCCGGGTTGAAAGGAAATACGGGTTTGCCTGAGGGCTATAGTAGTTCGCATCAATATGTTTATACAGCTGAAACCAAATCTACTTTCGCTAATGCATTCGACAGGGATGAATATTTGCAGATTCAGTTTGAAACAAAAAATGCGGTAAAATCTTCTTTAAATAGGATAGAGTGGATAATCAGAAAGTCAGCTGCAACTGCTGCGACACATTATCGTTGGTATTATAGTATTAATAGTGCAGAGAAAAGTGATTTCAAACCTATTAATGCCGTAGATCAGGCTTTTGTTCACGATGCTACAGCTGCTGTTCAACCCGAAATTAATCTAAGTGAAATACCAGAATTACAAAGTATAGGTTCAAATACTAAAATCTATTTTAGGCTTTATATAATAGGAGGAATTAATACATCCAGTACATTTGCGTTTAGAAACTTAAACGGAATTCCAGGATTTAATCTGTTTGGAGATGTGGATAACGATTTAACAGAGAGTTTATTAGGATGGGGTTTGTCTACTTCAAACAATGGATCAAGGGCAGAAGGAAACGAAGTTGCTATTACTTCAAATATAACACACGCTAATATAAAGCCATCCAGTTTAAAAAGAGGATCTGGTTTAAATGCAAATCCTGAATATAACGTCACTCTTCAAAGAGGGTTTACGGCAGTATCTTCTAATGTTGTTACAACTTTAGAAGAAGCAGAAAACTATGGTAACTATTTTACTTTCGACATTAGTCCAAAAGCGAATGTAGCTTTATCATTAAAAGCCTTACATGCAAACCTACGTAGGTCATCTGCAGGAGGGAACAAATACTTATGGCGATACAAAATAAATGATGGTGAGTTTGTAGACCTTACCAGTGAAGTTACATTTACCAGCACTAATACCAATGGCGTTTATCAACCTGTAGTAGATTTAGCTGGGATCACCGCACTTCAGAATGTTAAAGCAGATTCGATAGTTTTTAGGTTATACGTATGGGGATTTAATACAGCAAATTCGGGAACATTTGCAATAGGCCGTTCTGCAGATAGTTATGATCTTGCGCTGCAAATACAAGGTACTTCAACAATAACAAATCCACTACCAGTTACCTTAGCAGCTTTTGAAGCGAGTAAACTCAATAATACTGTAAAACTAAGATGGACAACAGCATCAGAGCAAAATAATTCCCATTTCGATGTCCTGAAATCCTCAGATGGAAAAGATTGGAGCTTATTAACTACAATTTCCGGTGCTGGCAACAGTTCAACTAAAATTGATTACCAGTATATGGACAATAATCCATTTGTTGGGATGAATTACTACCAATTGAAACAAATTGATTTTGATGGAAAATCGACACCTTCTAAGGTCCTTAATATAAATTTTGATAACCTAAAAGTTGTTTCAGGCATCTCGGTAAATTATCTAAATGAGAAATTAACTGTGTTTACCAATGATCGTGTTTTCAATAATCGGATATTACAGGTATACAATATAAATGGGCAGTTGATAACCATTAAAGATGTATCAAAGATGAACGGAGATATTGTTTTGCCTATTTCTTTAACACCGGGTATTTACATTTTGTCTATATCGTCAGATAATGGTATATCAACTACGAAGTTTAAAGCTAAT